The nucleotide window TGCTTTTTTGTGGCCGGCCATCGCGGCATGGCGGGCAGCGCGATCTGCCGGGCCTTAAAACGCAGTGGTTACGAGAACCTGCTCACAGCAAGCCGAGATGAGTTGGACTTGCTTGATACCCAGGCCGTGCAGCGTTGGTTTGCAAACAACAAGCCGTCTGTTGTTGTACTTGCGGCAGCCAAGGTGGGCGGTATTCATGCCAATGACACCTATCCAGCTGATTTCTTATTGGAGAACCTCAAGATTCAAACTAATGTCATTGAAACAGCATGGTGCAATGGAGTTAGGCGCTTGCTGTTTTTGGGAAGCAGCTGCATTTACCCGAAGTTTGCTGAACAGCCGATCAAAGAAGAATCGTTATTGACTGGCGCCTTGGAACCGACGAATGAGTGGTATGCGATAGCCAAGATTGCGGGGATTAAATTGTGTGAGTCATTGAGGAGGCAACATGGTTTTGACGCGATTAGTTTGATGCCTACGAATTTGTATGGGCCTGGAGATAACTATCATCCTGAGAATAGCCATGTGTTGCCTGCTTTGATCCGACGTTTTTATGAGGCAAAAGAATCAGGAGCGGAGACTGTGACCTGTTGGGGGACAGGGTCGCCGATGCGTGAGTTCTTGCATGTGGATGACCTCGCGGAAGCCTGCGTTTATGCGCTAGAAAAATGGAATCCATATTCTGAAGAAAATAAATTTTTAAATGTTGGCACAGGAGTTGACATAACTATTCGAGAGCTCGCCAAATTAGTTGCAAATGCAATCGGCTATGAAGGCTCTGTTATCTGGGATAGTGCAAAACCTGACGGCACTCCGAAAAAACAGCTGGACGTCTCTAATATCAATAAACTTGGCTGGAGCGCTAAAATCAAATTGAACCAAGGAATAAAAAGAACTGTCATAGATTTCATCTCGGAACAAGCCGGATAAAATAATTTCAAACCTCGATTACACTTCGCAAATAAACACTAATTTCTTTTTTTCAGAACCTTTTAATCATCCTCACACCTAAGCACATGACTTCACCAATTCCTCTTTACAAGCCCTGGCTAACCGACAAAGAAGAAAAATATGTTTCTGAATGCATGAAATCTACTTGGATTTCATCCAAGGGTAAATTTGTTGAAGAGTTTGAGAGATGTTTTTCTGAATATGTAGGCTCGCCATATGCAACAACAATTTGCAATGGTACCGCAGCTCTACATCTTGCCTTGTTGAGCTTAGGCTTGAAAGCTGGTGATGAAGTGATCGTACCAACACTTACATATATCGCTAGTGTAAATGCGATAACTTACGTTGGAGCCACTCCAGTATTTTGCGAAATTGATAAGAACACTTGGCAATTAGACCCTAAAGATGTTGAAAAGAGAATTTCTAGCAAAACGAAGGCTATATTAGCAGTCCATTTATACGGTCACCCATGCGACATGGATAAGCTTGTAGCCGTGTCACAAAAAAATAACATTTTTCTTATTGAAGATTGCGCTGAAGCCATTGGCTCTAAGTTCAATAACAAGCATGTAGGAAATTTTGGACACGTTTCTACATTTAGTTTTTATGGTAATAAAACGATAACTACCGGTGAAGGTGGCATGGTTACTACATCTGATCCGCATATTTACCACTTCATCAAAAAAGCCAAAGGCCAAGGGCTTTCTGAGACTAGAGAATACTGGCATGATTCCATTGGTTACAATTACCGAATGACTAATATTTGTTGTGCCATTGGTCTTGCTCAACTAGAGAAAATAAATGAAATACTCAAGAAAAAAAGAGAGATTGCACATCGTTATGCCTATAACTTCAAGAATTATCCTATTACTTTTCACGAAGAATCCAGCTCATCAGTTCATTCCTATTGGATTTGCTCAATCCTGTTACCATCTCCTCAAGAATGCGTAAATGCTAGATTATTACTTAAGGATAATAGTGTTGAAACTCGTCCACTCTTCCCTCCAATTCACTTAATGCCTATTTACGAAGGCAGTAGCGGTGATTATGTCATTTCTGAAGATATATCGGAAAGAGGCTTTAATCTTCCAAGTTACCCAGAGCTTACTTTTGATCAGGTAGACTATATCTCTAATCTCGTCATTCAAGCACTTAAAAAGTAAAATGAGAATTGCAATATCTACACTTAATTTTCTTCATCTACCAGGGGCTGCAGATTTTTTACGCAACTTCATAAGGGGAGTAAAAAACATTCCTCAAACTAAATTATATATTTTACTTAATACTGGAAATGTTCATTTTTATTCTGAAGAAGATGCAGACTATTTATTGTATAAAAAATCTGGTCTAACACTTTTACGTTATCATCTGAACTCAAAATTGGGCGAGGATATAATGAAGGATATTAAGATTTTACCTTATTCGCCAAAAAAAGATGAAATAGCAAGTATTGACAGGATATGTATTGAACACGATATAGATGTAGTTTTGCCTGCAGTGTACTACGGGACAAATACTCCCTCAGTAGCATATTTGTATGATTGCCAGCACCTCCACATTCCTGAGAATTTTTGCGTTGAAGAGCGAAACGCTCGCGATATATATTTCAAAAATATCATAGAAAACTGCAAATCAACAATAGTAAACTCAAATTTTGTAAAAGAAGATTTAGTGAGATTTTTTAATGCAAACCCTGCAAATATATTCGCCTTGCCTTTTACACCGCAAATCAATAAAACCACAATCTCAAAGGATTTTAATGCACGAACCTTTTACGGTTTGCCTAAAAAGTATTTTTTAATTTCGAATCAGTTCTGGGTGCATAAATCGCTCGAAACCCCAATACAGGCCTTGAAAAATTTTATTGAGACATATCGTGATGGCTATATAGTATTTACTGGAAAAATGGAGGATTCTCGGTTTCCTAATTATATTAGTGATTTAATGTCTTTAGTCGATTCACTAAAGTTAAAAGAAAATCTGACTTTTTTGGGCTACATTCCAAAAAGTCATCAAATTGACATTATGAAAAACTGTGTATCCGTAATCCAACCGACACTATTTGAAGGTGGACCGGGTGGTGGTTCAATATATGATTCAGAAGCTTTAGGGGTAAGATCAATTATTTCAGATATTCAAGTCAATAAAGAAATACCCTCAAATCCAAGAGTTAAGTACTTTAAAGCAAGAGATCCCGTTGATTTATGCAAAAAAATGGAACAAGTATGGCAAGAGTCTTATCAATTACCTTCCGAAGAGCAATTGGTTAATGCGGCTTCTCTGCAAAT belongs to Synechococcus sp. WH 7805 and includes:
- a CDS encoding GDP-L-fucose synthase; translation: MEKLIHKDDCFFVAGHRGMAGSAICRALKRSGYENLLTASRDELDLLDTQAVQRWFANNKPSVVVLAAAKVGGIHANDTYPADFLLENLKIQTNVIETAWCNGVRRLLFLGSSCIYPKFAEQPIKEESLLTGALEPTNEWYAIAKIAGIKLCESLRRQHGFDAISLMPTNLYGPGDNYHPENSHVLPALIRRFYEAKESGAETVTCWGTGSPMREFLHVDDLAEACVYALEKWNPYSEENKFLNVGTGVDITIRELAKLVANAIGYEGSVIWDSAKPDGTPKKQLDVSNINKLGWSAKIKLNQGIKRTVIDFISEQAG
- a CDS encoding DegT/DnrJ/EryC1/StrS aminotransferase family protein, coding for MTSPIPLYKPWLTDKEEKYVSECMKSTWISSKGKFVEEFERCFSEYVGSPYATTICNGTAALHLALLSLGLKAGDEVIVPTLTYIASVNAITYVGATPVFCEIDKNTWQLDPKDVEKRISSKTKAILAVHLYGHPCDMDKLVAVSQKNNIFLIEDCAEAIGSKFNNKHVGNFGHVSTFSFYGNKTITTGEGGMVTTSDPHIYHFIKKAKGQGLSETREYWHDSIGYNYRMTNICCAIGLAQLEKINEILKKKREIAHRYAYNFKNYPITFHEESSSSVHSYWICSILLPSPQECVNARLLLKDNSVETRPLFPPIHLMPIYEGSSGDYVISEDISERGFNLPSYPELTFDQVDYISNLVIQALKK
- a CDS encoding glycosyltransferase; the encoded protein is MRIAISTLNFLHLPGAADFLRNFIRGVKNIPQTKLYILLNTGNVHFYSEEDADYLLYKKSGLTLLRYHLNSKLGEDIMKDIKILPYSPKKDEIASIDRICIEHDIDVVLPAVYYGTNTPSVAYLYDCQHLHIPENFCVEERNARDIYFKNIIENCKSTIVNSNFVKEDLVRFFNANPANIFALPFTPQINKTTISKDFNARTFYGLPKKYFLISNQFWVHKSLETPIQALKNFIETYRDGYIVFTGKMEDSRFPNYISDLMSLVDSLKLKENLTFLGYIPKSHQIDIMKNCVSVIQPTLFEGGPGGGSIYDSEALGVRSIISDIQVNKEIPSNPRVKYFKARDPVDLCKKMEQVWQESYQLPSEEQLVNAASLQMDKYVQSINEAIQWATGDTRICNTTKLPKLSIITVVKNAEKTIEATINSVMQQTYDFIEHIIVDGLSSDSTLNKIKASGANIKIISEADSGIYDAMNTGLKHSSGEFIYFLNSGDVLVDNHVVFDVMSEINKSKYDEFSMFYGNMKIVDNKGAVKRSIEYKNFFTHQYANNTPCHQVCFYRHKLFSSYGNFDLNYRIYGDQEFNARIIVKHKKKSFHLSRFIVNYLEGGFSEKMLATDRPQIEKSMIRNRYFSDVPTDLLSLLTNSDLYEDGLTILHSSCFEGVPAWFYDTFYQELKKFKFITDDV